A genomic segment from Nicotiana sylvestris chromosome 1, ASM39365v2, whole genome shotgun sequence encodes:
- the LOC138872562 gene encoding uncharacterized protein, translating to MSDIPKYNRTIDPNEDITSYTCRIKGNDLEGDEIESVLLKTFGETLSKGAMIWYHNLPPNSIDSFFMLADSFVKAHAGTIKVSTRKSDVFKIMQRDNEMLREFVSRFQMKRIELPLVTNDWAVQAFTQGLNERSSIASQQFKQNLVKYLAVTWVDVHNQYHSKIWIEDEKLGAPSGSVHPNSLVVKTSRYIDREPRSNRERYQPYTADRRNNGSGRNSARNDRGQNSRGLMSKSGFDKNVDPIEAPRLLEYNFSIDTSVIVLAIRRIKDTRWPGTIQTDPSQINPNLMCKYHGTHGHKTEDCRQLREEIAHLLNKGHLREFLSDRAKNHFRHRGANRKNEQVEPQHVIHMIISGVDIPQRPIFKCTKVSITREKRSRDYVPEGSLSFNYEETEGISQPYNNALVIFILLNKVQVKRVLVDLDSSANIIRSRAVEQRDEQDQIVPAARALNAFNMASEITKGEITLPVNMAGTIQDTKFHVIEGDMRYNALLGRPWIHNMRIVSSTLHQIMKFSTSDGVKIVYGEKHASKEKFAIDEVVPVSTKRSGIKGKLETK from the coding sequence ATGTCGGATATACCTAAATACAACAGGACCATCGATCCTAATGAAGATATCACTTCGTACACATGCAGaataaagggaaatgacttggaaggcgatgagatcgagtctgttTTGTTGAAAACATTTGGGGAAACTCTATCAAAGGGAGCCATGATTTGGTACCACAACTTGCCACCAAATTCCATCGACTCATTTTTCATGTTAGCAGATTCTTTTGTGAAGGCACACGCCGGGACCATAAAGGTCTCAACAAGGAAATCAGACGTTTTCAAGATAATGCAAAGGGATAACGAAATGCTGAGGGAGTTCGTATCCCGATTTCAAATGAAACGCATCGAATTGCCACTGGTCACAaatgattgggccgttcaagctttcacccaaggGTTGAACGAACGGAGTTCGATAGCATCACAACAGTTCAAACAAAATTTGGTCAAGTATCTAGCTGTGACTTGGGTAGATGTACACAATCAGTATCATTCAAAGATCTGGATCGAGGACGAGAAATTAGGAGCCCCTTCCGGTTCAGTACATCCAAACAGTTTGGTAGTTAAAACCTCGAGATACATTGACAGGGAACCAAGGTCGAACAGGGAACGATATCAACCATACACCGCAGATCGAAGGAACAATGGTTCAGGGCGCAATTCCGCTCGGAATGATCGAGGACAGAATTCTCGGGGACTTATGAGTAAAAGTGGTTTTGACAAGAATGTTGATCCCATAGAGGCACCTCGGCTATTGGAATATAACTTTAGCATCGACACATCAGTCATTGTGTTGGCAATTAGAAGGATCAAAGATACTAGGTGGCCCGGAACCATTCAAACTGATCCTTCCCAAATAAACCCaaatttgatgtgcaagtatcatggaaCACATGGTCACAAGACAGAGGATTGCAGGCAATTAAGGGAAGAGATAGCCCATCTACTCAACAAGGGCCACCTTCGAGAgttccttagcgatcgagccaagaatcatttcagacACAGAGGCGCTAACAGGAAAAATGAACAGGTGGAACCAcaacatgtcattcatatgatcattAGCGGGGTCGATATTCCACAAAGGCCCATATTCAAATGCACTAAGGTATCAATTACTAGGGAAAAGCGGTCGAGGGATTATGTGCCCGAGGGCTCCTTATCATTCAACTACGAAGAAACAGAAGGCATTTCTCAACCATACAATAATGCTCTGGTAATTTTtatcttattaaataaagttcaagttaagcgtgttttagtggatcTAGATAGTTCGGCGAATATCATTCGATCGAGGGCCGTGGAGCAACGCGACGAACAAGATCAAATTGTGCCCGCAGCTCGAGCCTTAAACGCCTTCAACATGGCTAGTGAAATAACTAAAGGGGAGATTACTCTACCGGTGAACATGGCCGGAACCATTCAAGATACCAAGTTCCACGTGATCGAGggcgacatgagatacaatgccctACTCGGAAGGCCCTGGATTCACAATATGAGGATAGTCTCTTCGACTCTCCACCAAATAATGAAATTCTCGACATCGGATGGTGTAAAAATAGTGTACGGGGAGAAGCATGCTTCAAAGGAAAAGTTTGCGATCGATGAGGTAGTACCGGTATCGACGAAAAGGTCGGGCATCAAAGGTAAATTggaaaccaaatag